TCACTTGAGTGATTTTCACTCAAGATGAGAAGGCTCCTTTTTTCTAGATGAAAGAGTGATattttttcactcaaacttgagtgatttcCATATCACTCTTTCACTCGAGTGATTTTCACTCAAGATGAGAAGGCTCCTTTTTTCTAGATGAAAGAGTGATattttttcactcaaacttgagtgatttcCATATCACTCTTTCACTTGAGTGATTTTCACTCAAGATGAGAAGGCTCCTTTTTTCTAGATGAAAGAGTGATattttttcactcaaacttgagtgatttcCATATCACTGTTTCACTTGAGTGATTTTCACTCAAGATGAGAAGGCTCCTTTTTTCTAGATGAAAGAGTGAAATAGCACTCAAGTTGAGTGATTTTCACTCGTTCGTTTTAAGTGAATACAGAGATGTAAATTCATTACacctttaagttttttttatatggtaTAACGCAGtgcctttttttaagaattcaacATTTCAATTACCGATAGCGTTcatataaaaatgtctttattttaatttttttctaggaGAATCTTCGTAATTACTGTCTGAAAAGAAGGAAGGGATCCGGATACCAACACGGAATGCTGCCTGATCACTTTCCTTGTAGCCGACTACCCTCAGGTAGTCAGATCATGGAGTTCTTCAACATCAGCATCTCTTCAACTTCATGCAATCTCACCTACTTGATTCAATTACCATCACATCATCTACGGAGGTGGCCATATTGGCCAGGTACTCCGTTACACATCTCTACTAGTTTCCGCAGGGAGGGGATGTGATTTCTGACATTGGATTTGTATGCAACTTAGGTAATCTTTTTTGTATCGAAAAATTGACACAAAGCcccattgttttatttattcgggtattacaaaatataattacttacaAGACGGGATAGTTagctttttaagcaaataagctTTTTTAAGCTGGTTTCTAATATAAACTTGCGGATtcctatatttttgaaacattccaCATTTATATCTGCAGACAGCATCAATAACCCAATAAAGATTTCGATCTCAAAGCATTTTCCAATTACTAactctgtattaaaaaaaatattgaaataattttattccttagCCAGAATTATCAagacaaataaagtaaaaaattacgttttgcGCGAAATTCGATGGAGCATAACCCTGAAATAAACAATACTCCATAAAAACCAGATTATATTTATAAGGCagcattttaacaataatataacaaaatgaaattatgtgATGTTGTAACTTTCTACATACTGATAGTTAACTTCACAAGAAAATGATGTCTGACAATGAAGTCCGAAGTCTGCACAAGAAATGAATCCTTGAATCTGACAATTTCTACTGgggatgggaaaaaaattaggaacTCAAATTTGCGCAGTAATTGTTTTCCAAAgtcttcttaaatataaataaaaatcaaaccaatcaaaaaatacaactatcagaatttaatttttattttttatttttagcagttagtgataaattaaaaatttaatttttaatattgctgtttttaatcattgttcctttttttacgACTTGATTaagaatcagtttaaaaaatggtCGCCATAGTCATGTGAAATCAAtacaaatgttttcaaatgtaaaagtaagcaatcctaaaaataaatacgcaTTAAAGAAGGTAATTTACCCTTTATTTACCTACTTAAATTCATTCCCCAACACAAACACGGTACCAAGAtgatcttcaaaattaaaaattttgaaaccagaTATTTggagttaatgaaattaaatgcagTGGtgaatgaaaacgtgataaaatacattttattttcttagcttTGCTTCAGCCACTTCAGTACCTTAAAGACATTACGAACTCTGTTGAAAAGGAGAATATCGCATCAGATGTACATAATATGGTGATACTCGTAAAACaagtatgtaaattaaaaagaagaaaactaatATGTCACGTTAGTGATCTTTTGTGATAAAAGCAGACGATCGTAATTTAAGAACATGTTGAGCGACATTTTACGGTTAATATGAGAAAATCAGTTTCAGAATGAATAGAAACATCAGGATTCTATTTCCAAATCATCTTTATCCGAAGAAAACCatctaacttaaatatttggcagaataaagcagttttttaacacgttcacgccgggaaaagtgaaaatactggtacgggaaagagaaaatactggtagaagaactatttcaatattagataatattcgggaggagttaatctattctcaacaataacaattcgctgtaagtaaatttatcacggcgaagaagtaattcaatataaaaattgcatccgttaaaaacaatccggaaaaaaactaaaacgtgaaatttatttgttaccactTTTTACTCAGGTGCGCCGCCACGATGAGAAAATCTAgagtgacccaccggtgggtcaccccggcgtgaacgtgttaaacaaTGAATTATTCCTAAACATACATattgcaatgtttttaaaataccacttaaaaatcacaaatttctTCAGCAATACAAAatagaaatcaaatataataaatgtgcattatatttataaactctTCCACagcctaaaaaaattcttaggatactttttctttctcttttaactTCCTTGCTTAGAAGACTCGATcaaagctgtaaaaatgatCATTCCTGCAATCTTGAGTacagttataataatttatataaattagattttagcATGAAATCTTCATATAAATGAagtgaaaaacataaaaacacaaataatgtcACATAAAAAGTTCTAATTCTACAATCAAGGAAAATCATGACTAATGtataaatcaattcaaattatattttcaaaagagattaaaaagaaGACAGATCTTTGCTCTTATCTCAGAAATGAGCCCAAAAAATGTTTGTAGCCAAGTGacttcgaaatatttttctattaactcTTAATAAATAAGCCCCCTTCCGAGCATGAATGAGAAACATTCAGtctttatttccttctttttcatTGTCTCAACTTAGTTGCTTAGCAACGGAGAAAAATTTGATATTGCTCTCTTGAATTAGTTTGTGGTTATCTAAATTAAGGAAGTGTCATTACTTTACCGTTTTTTGGGACTATCACCAATTATATACAGCTTCCTAGCCCCCCAATTTATGATGcctttttttcacatttgtcTAATCTCCCCCTATTTTATAAGTCAAGAATcctaatgtgtaaaaaatattaaaagtttttacaaataagtacgtttttgtaacttaattaatacttagcactaattaattatcacaGTTGAAGTCACCCTCTAAAACCAATGGAATTGGTACTTTGTACCTGCAAAACCGATCATTCGAACCAAAGTTATTCAGATTGATATCTCTTTTATTTCGCGCACtgttcatttttatgttatattttctacGGTTCCTCGAAGATATAAGCACAGGAGAAAGTAGTgtgatttaagttaaatatcgaactgttaatattatttgataatttaaacagGTCAATCTAAGTATATTAAGTACTGattcataacaataaaaaaaatcgtgaaagtATCTCCTCGTAATTATTTTACTACCTCCCAGATCTTCATTCAATTTCTAAAGACATATTTCCAATAACACACAATTCggtaacataaaattaaaataaaaaaagctttatgaCTAACTTTAAACTAAACATCAAACCACTACACAATTATTATGCATACGCAAGTCTGAGTTATAAACTAACGTAACTAAAATTCATACAATATTAGCGCCTTTTAATATGCTgacattctaaaaatatgcaaacgTTAGATTTTCTGAAATTGTGATCTTAACGAAAGTTGTGTGCAGCTTGGGTATAGACACGGAGCattttaagattgatttttcaTATAGCATGCTATGCgtgttttaaagtaaacaaagaTATCGTTATtcatctgtaaaatatttttcctttcgaATAAACTTCcaatatatatgttaatataAGAAAAGCAAATTCAATTCGtggtaatgaaattttcttgtttgaaaaaCGGTGttgaaattcaaacaaaagaaataacaacTATTAAAATCTCACAATCGATTtgcttttctttaaacaaaagaagaaaaaagaaacaagattGCCTGTATACGTAAATACAACTATGTTtcgtaaaacttttaaaacggTGTAGATGCTTTAGGTTATTCTGATGATGCTCAGGACTTTTATGCTTAAGAAATTCTGAATTGGAACATTCTCTGTTACGTTTTCAATTCATTTCGGAAAAACTTTACTAGAAAACGAAAAGTTTAGTTTTCTCAATTGAATGTCAAACATAATGCATACACCATCAAAAAAGATAATCACATTTCCAGGAAATGGAACAAGATACAGAATGTGCCTTCATGTGAAACAGCAAGCAATTGACCCAAGTCTTAGATATCCAGGTCCAAGACCAGGTTTCAGTGGTATTCAAGGCTCCCTGCTTCAAGCTATAGCCGAGAACTTTGGAGTGGAATTTGATTATTTCATCCCAAATGATGATGGCTTTGGCGTCATGTTGAAAGATGGTTCGGGGACAGGTTGTCCAGGCATGGTACAGAAGAACGAAACTGATGTTGCAATGGCagaaatgcttcaaaattattGGAGTAATCTTTTCTCTTACACGACGGTTTCCTATAGAATGGAGTACCTTCGCTTCATCACGAAGTTGCCAGATCCAGTAATAAAACATGACACgttaattaagatatttgatGACGACTTGTGGTTAACTattctattttctattattatcgTTGCCTTCATTTCCTATTGGatacatggaaaaaaatactcGTTTGCTGATCATTGTTTTAGCAGAGTTGGGGAATTACTACTGCAGGAGCCTGTAGTAAAAATCGAGAAAACATATTCGCAAGAATTGTTATGcatattttggaatataaatTCCCTGTTTCTCACATTAGCATATATGGCTGTAATTCTCGGAGTCATGATGATGCCCAGACGACCACCATCTCTTGATACTGATGACAAGTTACTAGAGGCTGTTGAAGCAGGAAAACATAAGGTGATGGTTGATTCAGAAATGAGaatgtttttggaaaatatgaGACTAAGTCCCGTCGAAACATATAATCGGCTAGCAGACATCATGCTAGAAAATAACTGGATTCTGCCACTAAACAAAGATAATTTTGCGTCTTATCTCAAAAATGACTATGCAGTCACAAGTGCAGTCATTCACAGAAAACTTTATGGTTCTACCCATCCCGAGATGGTTATTTCTGAAGATTACATTTACTTGGCTAATCTTTGCTCTATTTCATCGAAAAGTTTTCCACTTCAGAAGAAGTTTGACAGCATTTTAACCAGATTGGTGGAACACGGTATTTATGAGAAAGAATTAGATCATTTCGTGTTCATTTTTCGTTTACATGCTATTGCAGATATTGCGCTTGATAAAGAAGAAGTTAGGGCTCTTGGTTTGACGGATCTGGAAGGGACTTTTATGTTATTAGGCTTTGGATATAGCATTTCGACAATTGTACTGATTTATGAAATTCTTAAGCTTAAGATAACTGTTAGATATAAGAATCCTGGCTTTGAAAACGACAAAAGAGAATCAGAAACTGCTTCACATAATTATGGTTCTGAAGAAATCACTTAAttcaaatatacaaatgaaGGATAATTCCACCTGTATCAAGTTCAGGATACTGCTTTGTAGTTGTGGTCGTcgtcacaaaattaaaattgagcaCTGTTTTATATATCTTTGAAGAGCTGGTATATTTAATGCTTTacttaatgaaaacatttataagcGTGGTTTTGAACGCGAGCAAATGTGAATACAGAGtatattatacaataattattttgcttaaagcACCGAATAACGtttcacaaaatgaaaatcatttctaattatatcaattttttaaatttgtttatactttatgtttattattttatcgtttatattgaaatacttttttttatcaattttttataatgctactttaaatgaaaaaaggaacCAGAAACTGTTTTACACAACTAGTACTTTAATGAAAGAACTGAATTCATAGATACGAAACGAAGCTAACACCATTTTCTTCAAGCACTGAAAATTGCTTATTAATTGTACGCCTCATTCCATTATATAAATTGAACGTTgaccatttttatatttgttgctTTAAGCCATTGTCAGCAGTATAAAAAAAGTGCTTCACTTTTTGCGAtgcatttacattttaagtaaaagtaaaaatttctacttttacttgtacttcgttatttcttaaatttcgtACTTTTACTTGCTCTTTCGTTACTTTTTGGGAAAAAGTGCCAGTACTTGTAGCGTAAAAGTcgattgaatcttttttttaaaaatttcctcaaaaaactattttttcccctAAATCTTTGAATGTTTCCCTCAAGAAAAATCTCTCTTTTCTCTTCCAACATCCTAGGCTAAAAGTCAAGTACTCCAAACATCTTCATCTCTTAATTAAAAGATCTTTTAAAAGCAACCGTG
The Parasteatoda tepidariorum isolate YZ-2023 chromosome 9, CAS_Ptep_4.0, whole genome shotgun sequence genome window above contains:
- the LOC139426534 gene encoding probable glutamate receptor codes for the protein MHTPSKKIITFPGNGTRYRMCLHVKQQAIDPSLRYPGPRPGFSGIQGSLLQAIAENFGVEFDYFIPNDDGFGVMLKDGSGTGCPGMVQKNETDVAMAEMLQNYWSNLFSYTTVSYRMEYLRFITKLPDPVIKHDTLIKIFDDDLWLTILFSIIIVAFISYWIHGKKYSFADHCFSRVGELLLQEPVVKIEKTYSQELLCIFWNINSLFLTLAYMAVILGVMMMPRRPPSLDTDDKLLEAVEAGKHKVMVDSEMRMFLENMRLSPVETYNRLADIMLENNWILPLNKDNFASYLKNDYAVTSAVIHRKLYGSTHPEMVISEDYIYLANLCSISSKSFPLQKKFDSILTRLVEHGIYEKELDHFVFIFRLHAIADIALDKEEVRALGLTDLEGTFMLLGFGYSISTIVLIYEILKLKITVRYKNPGFENDKRESETASHNYGSEEIT